The following are encoded in a window of Armatimonadota bacterium genomic DNA:
- a CDS encoding dihydrodipicolinate reductase, with protein sequence MGVRRVRFIQYGLGPIGAGIAELAVARGHVLIGAVDIDPAKVGRPASALVPGAPADIRVAGDAADLLAAGADVVLHSTRSRLPEVLPQILPLVDAGLSVISTCEELAFPWRRYPRESAELDALARSRGAVVVGTGVNPGFVMDVLPVVLALPCREVRSVTVERVVDLDVRREPLRRKAGVGLTPGEFRRGVAEGRLGHVGLAESASLIADALGWALDALDESVEPVLDPEGIVQGLHQVLRATVAGRELITLDLLMARSAPRPRDAIRIHGEPSTSVEIPGGLHGDAATSALVVNAIPRALSAPSGLLVPTQLPPAPFRR encoded by the coding sequence ATGGGCGTGCGACGCGTCCGGTTCATTCAGTACGGCCTGGGACCCATCGGAGCCGGCATCGCCGAATTGGCCGTCGCCCGCGGCCACGTCCTGATCGGCGCCGTGGACATCGACCCCGCCAAGGTCGGCCGGCCGGCATCGGCACTGGTGCCCGGGGCTCCGGCGGACATCCGGGTCGCCGGGGATGCCGCGGACCTGCTGGCCGCCGGCGCCGACGTGGTCCTGCACTCCACCCGCTCCCGCCTGCCTGAGGTCCTCCCGCAGATCCTGCCCCTGGTGGACGCGGGGCTCTCGGTGATCTCCACCTGCGAGGAGCTGGCATTTCCCTGGCGCCGGTACCCGAGGGAGTCGGCCGAGCTGGACGCCCTGGCCCGCAGCCGCGGCGCGGTGGTCGTCGGCACGGGCGTCAATCCGGGGTTTGTCATGGACGTGCTCCCGGTCGTCCTGGCCCTGCCCTGCCGGGAGGTGCGGTCGGTCACCGTCGAACGCGTGGTGGACCTGGACGTGCGGCGGGAGCCCCTGCGGCGCAAGGCCGGCGTGGGACTGACTCCGGGCGAATTCCGCCGGGGTGTGGCCGAAGGCCGCCTGGGTCACGTCGGCCTGGCCGAGTCGGCGTCACTGATCGCCGACGCCCTCGGCTGGGCCCTGGACGCGCTGGACGAATCAGTCGAACCCGTCCTGGACCCCGAGGGCATCGTGCAGGGCCTCCACCAGGTCCTGCGGGCCACCGTCGCCGGCCGGGAGCTCATCACGCTGGACCTCCTCATGGCGCGGAGCGCGCCGCGTCCTCGCGACGCCATCCGCATCCACGGCGAGCCCTCCACCTCCGTGGAAATCCCCGGAGGCCTCCACGGCGACGCCGCCACCTCGGCGCTGGTGGTCAACGCCATCCCCCGTGCGTTAAGTGCCCCATCGGGTCTGCTGGTCCCGACCCAGCTGCCTCCCGCGCCCTTCCGCCGGTAG
- a CDS encoding S8 family serine peptidase — translation MSSNLRRIAILLVAASLAAASVLPAGAGGRATDAPAAAQPQADYVIVKLADPPVASYEGGIPGYARTKPLPGRKLDPNSDAVKKYKDYLAGKRQNYKAYLQDRAPRAAVAREFASVFNGLAVKLNGENPQTLAAGPGAVAVFPATLVRPAMNISPGLINAPDLWRRLGGAGKAGEGVKIGIIDTGIDITNPFLSDRGYPKVNQIDACADALPQVKLTKPGDKNTSNKVFICRVFFSGVAPGAHVRPKDLIVFDHGTHVAGTAAGNHGTDGTVAGTEVLIRNLSGIAPRALLGDYNVFPGFGAGYVAFGGSAFSHDIASALEAAVEDGMDVVNMSLGGGVQGPHDLLAEATNATVDAGVIAAVAAGNSGPGDATITSPGSAEKALTAGASTNPHFVGIPVTVAGKTFGAALGDFKNFGKVTAPYTVTSPANGCTAISTDLTGKIALIDRGVCTFTTKIRNAQAAGAIGVLVVNNVAGDPVAMGHDGTSPFPEIPAAMVSKSDGAFMKTQDSGTGTVSIDGTAMQEFITPNADIIAGFSSRGPAPFTFLIKPDATAPGVNVLSSVFNQEFAFFQGTSMATPHLAGSAAVLLQFFRGLFGASPPLPYPDIVKAAIVTTAKRPVFDHVLGTRATGVLTRGGGRVDLAAAMNAAGAFAPASVSFGLHRGSAPISVSRTVTVANVTKTGQTYNFSIDPAVTTAGVSVTLSTKSLTLDPGTTKTFTVTLTAATSVPTGDYEGDIVVSAGSVIQRIPYWVRIDRQGRP, via the coding sequence GTGAGCAGCAACCTCCGCAGAATCGCGATTCTCCTCGTCGCCGCCTCGCTGGCCGCGGCCTCCGTCCTGCCGGCCGGAGCCGGCGGTCGCGCCACCGACGCGCCTGCGGCGGCGCAGCCCCAGGCGGACTACGTCATCGTCAAACTGGCCGACCCGCCGGTAGCCTCGTACGAAGGTGGGATCCCGGGCTACGCCAGGACCAAGCCTCTCCCCGGGCGCAAACTGGACCCCAACTCGGACGCCGTCAAAAAGTACAAGGACTACCTGGCCGGAAAGCGTCAGAATTACAAGGCGTACCTCCAGGACAGGGCTCCCCGGGCGGCAGTGGCGCGGGAGTTCGCCAGCGTCTTTAACGGCCTGGCGGTCAAGCTGAACGGGGAAAACCCGCAGACCCTGGCCGCGGGTCCGGGAGCAGTCGCCGTCTTCCCCGCCACCTTAGTCCGGCCGGCCATGAACATCAGCCCGGGCCTCATCAATGCCCCCGACCTGTGGCGGCGGCTGGGCGGAGCAGGCAAGGCCGGAGAAGGGGTCAAGATCGGCATCATCGACACGGGCATTGACATCACCAACCCCTTCCTGAGCGACAGGGGCTACCCCAAGGTAAACCAGATCGACGCGTGCGCCGATGCGCTGCCCCAGGTTAAGCTGACCAAACCGGGCGACAAGAACACTAGCAACAAGGTGTTCATCTGCCGCGTCTTCTTCTCCGGCGTGGCGCCCGGCGCTCACGTCCGGCCTAAGGACCTGATCGTCTTCGACCACGGGACCCACGTGGCCGGCACGGCCGCCGGTAACCACGGGACGGACGGCACCGTGGCCGGCACAGAGGTCCTGATCCGCAACCTCAGCGGCATCGCGCCCCGCGCCCTGTTGGGCGACTACAACGTCTTCCCGGGCTTTGGCGCCGGATATGTCGCCTTCGGGGGATCCGCGTTCAGCCACGACATCGCTTCGGCCCTGGAAGCGGCGGTGGAGGACGGCATGGACGTGGTGAACATGAGCCTGGGCGGAGGGGTGCAGGGGCCGCACGACCTGCTGGCGGAAGCCACCAACGCCACCGTGGACGCGGGGGTGATCGCGGCGGTGGCCGCGGGCAACTCGGGTCCCGGGGACGCCACCATCACGTCCCCCGGCAGCGCCGAAAAGGCGCTGACGGCAGGGGCCAGCACCAACCCCCACTTCGTGGGAATTCCGGTGACGGTGGCCGGAAAGACTTTCGGCGCAGCCCTGGGCGACTTCAAGAACTTCGGCAAGGTCACGGCCCCCTACACGGTGACCTCACCCGCCAACGGCTGCACGGCGATCTCCACGGACCTCACGGGCAAGATCGCCCTCATCGACCGAGGTGTGTGCACCTTCACCACGAAGATCCGTAACGCCCAGGCCGCCGGCGCCATCGGCGTGCTGGTGGTGAACAACGTGGCCGGCGACCCGGTGGCCATGGGACACGACGGCACCAGCCCCTTCCCCGAGATCCCGGCCGCCATGGTGTCGAAGAGCGATGGAGCATTTATGAAGACGCAGGACAGCGGTACGGGAACGGTGTCCATCGACGGCACGGCCATGCAGGAGTTCATCACCCCCAACGCGGACATCATCGCCGGCTTCAGCAGCCGCGGGCCGGCGCCGTTCACCTTCCTGATCAAGCCCGACGCCACCGCTCCCGGCGTGAACGTGCTGTCGTCGGTCTTCAACCAGGAGTTCGCGTTCTTCCAGGGGACCAGCATGGCCACCCCCCACCTGGCCGGATCGGCCGCCGTGCTGCTGCAGTTCTTCCGCGGGCTGTTCGGCGCGAGCCCGCCGCTGCCGTACCCCGACATCGTCAAGGCGGCCATCGTCACCACCGCCAAGCGGCCGGTCTTCGACCACGTGCTCGGTACACGTGCTACGGGGGTCCTCACCCGCGGCGGCGGGCGGGTGGACCTGGCGGCCGCCATGAACGCAGCGGGTGCATTCGCCCCGGCGTCGGTCAGCTTCGGCTTGCATCGGGGCTCGGCGCCGATCTCCGTGTCACGGACGGTCACGGTGGCCAACGTCACGAAGACGGGTCAGACCTACAACTTCAGCATTGACCCGGCGGTGACCACTGCGGGCGTCTCCGTCACGCTCAGCACGAAGTCGCTAACCCTGGATCCGGGGACGACGAAGACCTTCACCGTCACCCTCACCGCAGCCACCTCGGTCCCCACGGGGGACTACGAGGGTGACATCGTGGTCAGCGCGGGTTCGGTGATTCAGAGGATTCCCTACTGGGTCCGCATCGACCGCCAGGGACGGCCGTAG
- a CDS encoding ComF family protein — MALLRGLLDLLFPAVCSVCREAGEYPLCSRCRAAFRLIRPPVCQRCGRPLRGPPDLVFTCIPCRHRRTYFRCARARGIYDGPLRDAVCALKFGRCRAMARPLGEMVAEVVGSDPRMEADVVVPVPLHRRRLRERGFNQAELLAVEAGRLLGLPVRSSALTRVRESPPQVGLGRDERRANVRGAFAAGDGVAGVRVLLVDDVLSTGSTAVACARALRAAGAVDVVVGVVAMAVLDF; from the coding sequence GTGGCGCTGCTGCGCGGCCTGCTGGACCTGCTGTTCCCGGCCGTGTGCTCGGTGTGCCGGGAGGCCGGCGAGTATCCCCTGTGCTCCCGCTGCCGCGCGGCGTTCCGCCTCATCCGCCCCCCGGTGTGCCAGCGCTGCGGCCGGCCCCTGCGGGGGCCGCCCGACCTGGTCTTCACCTGCATCCCCTGCCGTCACCGGCGGACCTATTTCCGCTGCGCCCGGGCGAGGGGGATCTACGACGGTCCCCTGCGGGACGCCGTCTGCGCCCTGAAGTTCGGCCGCTGCCGGGCGATGGCCCGTCCCCTGGGGGAGATGGTGGCGGAGGTGGTGGGCTCCGACCCCCGCATGGAAGCCGACGTGGTGGTCCCGGTGCCCCTGCACCGCAGGCGGCTGCGGGAGAGGGGGTTCAACCAGGCGGAGCTGCTGGCCGTGGAGGCCGGACGCCTGCTGGGGCTTCCCGTGCGCTCCTCGGCGTTGACGCGCGTCCGCGAGTCTCCCCCGCAGGTGGGTCTGGGACGGGACGAGCGCCGGGCGAACGTGCGCGGGGCGTTTGCGGCTGGCGACGGTGTGGCCGGAGTGCGGGTCCTGCTGGTCGACGACGTCCTGTCCACCGGGTCCACCGCCGTCGCGTGCGCCCGGGCGCTGCGGGCCGCCGGAGCGGTGGATGTGGTGGTCGGGGTCGTGGCGATGGCGGTGCTGGACTTCTGA
- a CDS encoding adenosylhomocysteinase: MDYEIRDPALASQGRLRIEWAESQMPVVLRIRERFARERPLQGVRVGACLHVTTETAALVRTLAAGGAQVRLCASNPLSTQDDAAAALAEEGIAVFAIKGEDRDTYYRHIHRVLDGRPQITLDDGADLVSTVHGERRDLLDGIIGGTEETTTGVLRLRAMARDGALRCPIVAVNDARTKHLFDNRYGTGQSTIDGLLRATNVLLAGRTVVVAGYGSCGRGVALRARGMGARVVVTEVSPLHALEAAMDGYQVMPMAQAAREGDVFVTVTGNRSVIRREHFEVMRDGAILANSGHFDVEIDVPALAALAEQTREVRPYVREYRLADGRRLYLLAEGRLVNLAAAEGHPAAVMDMSFANQALAVEYLVREGRSLVPGVYPVPEDIDQTVARLKLDALGIRIDELTPEQRRYLESWREGT; encoded by the coding sequence GTGGACTACGAGATCAGGGACCCAGCCCTGGCGTCGCAGGGCCGCCTGCGCATCGAGTGGGCGGAGTCCCAGATGCCGGTGGTGCTGCGCATCCGCGAGCGGTTTGCCCGCGAGCGGCCCCTGCAGGGGGTGCGCGTCGGCGCCTGCCTGCACGTCACCACCGAGACCGCCGCCCTGGTGCGCACCCTGGCGGCGGGAGGCGCGCAGGTGCGCCTGTGCGCCAGCAACCCTCTGTCGACCCAGGACGACGCGGCGGCGGCGCTGGCCGAGGAAGGCATCGCCGTCTTCGCCATCAAGGGGGAGGACCGGGACACCTACTACCGCCACATCCACCGGGTGCTGGACGGCCGCCCGCAGATCACCCTGGACGACGGGGCCGACCTGGTCTCCACGGTGCACGGCGAGCGCCGCGACCTGCTGGACGGGATCATCGGCGGCACCGAGGAGACGACCACCGGCGTGCTGCGGCTGCGGGCCATGGCCAGAGACGGTGCCCTGCGCTGCCCCATCGTGGCGGTCAACGACGCCAGGACCAAGCACCTGTTCGACAACCGCTACGGCACCGGGCAGTCCACCATCGACGGTCTGCTGCGGGCGACCAACGTGCTGCTGGCCGGCCGGACGGTGGTGGTGGCCGGCTACGGGTCGTGCGGGCGCGGGGTGGCCCTGCGTGCGCGGGGGATGGGGGCGCGGGTGGTCGTCACCGAGGTGTCCCCCCTGCACGCCCTGGAGGCCGCCATGGACGGCTACCAGGTGATGCCCATGGCCCAGGCGGCCCGGGAAGGCGACGTCTTCGTCACCGTCACCGGGAACCGGTCGGTGATCCGCCGGGAGCACTTCGAGGTGATGCGTGACGGCGCCATCCTGGCCAACAGCGGCCACTTCGACGTGGAGATTGACGTCCCGGCGCTGGCGGCCCTGGCCGAGCAGACGCGGGAGGTGCGGCCGTACGTGCGGGAGTACCGGCTGGCCGACGGGCGGCGGCTGTACCTGCTGGCCGAGGGCCGGCTGGTGAACCTGGCGGCCGCCGAGGGGCACCCGGCCGCGGTGATGGACATGAGTTTTGCCAACCAGGCGCTGGCGGTGGAGTACCTGGTCAGGGAAGGCCGGAGCCTCGTCCCCGGGGTGTACCCTGTGCCGGAGGACATTGACCAGACCGTGGCCCGCCTGAAGCTGGACGCCCTGGGCATCCGCATCGACGAGCTCACCCCCGAGCAGCGCCGCTACCTGGAGTCCTGGCGGGAGGGAACCTGA
- the rpoD gene encoding RNA polymerase sigma factor RpoD yields MPKKKAASAAPAEEAKVPPELKALVELGRKKGYVTHDDILEQLPDADQNVELIDRVYSVLSEQGIEVVEDARDAEQQAKARAAEEEEREAEGVAIDDPVRMYLKEIGKVPLLTPEQEVDLAQRMEKGDEEAKRRLIEANLRLVVSIAKKYVGRGMLFLDLIQEGNLGLIRAVEKFDWRKGYKFSTYATWWIRQAITRALADQARTIRIPVHMVETINKLIRVSRTLLQELGREPTAEEIAEAMKLPVERVREILKIAQEPISLETPIGEEEDSHLGDFIEDQDALAPAEAASFTMLKEQLEDVLGTLTPRERKVLKLRFGLDDGRPRTLEEVGREFGVTRERIRQIEAKALRKLRHPSRSKRLKDFIE; encoded by the coding sequence GTGCCGAAAAAGAAGGCCGCCTCCGCGGCGCCGGCCGAGGAGGCCAAGGTGCCGCCGGAACTCAAGGCTCTGGTGGAGCTGGGCCGCAAGAAGGGCTATGTGACCCACGACGACATCCTCGAACAGCTGCCCGACGCCGACCAGAACGTGGAGCTCATCGACCGGGTCTACTCGGTCCTCAGCGAGCAGGGGATCGAGGTGGTGGAGGACGCCCGGGACGCCGAGCAACAGGCCAAAGCGCGCGCCGCCGAGGAGGAAGAGCGGGAGGCCGAGGGCGTCGCCATCGACGACCCGGTCCGCATGTACCTGAAGGAAATCGGCAAGGTCCCTCTGCTCACCCCCGAACAGGAGGTGGACCTGGCCCAGCGGATGGAGAAAGGCGACGAGGAGGCCAAGCGCCGGCTCATCGAGGCGAACCTGCGCCTGGTGGTCAGCATCGCCAAGAAGTACGTGGGGCGGGGGATGCTGTTTCTGGACCTGATCCAGGAAGGCAACCTGGGGCTCATCCGCGCCGTGGAGAAGTTCGACTGGCGCAAGGGTTACAAGTTCAGCACCTACGCCACCTGGTGGATCCGCCAGGCCATTACCCGGGCCCTGGCCGACCAGGCCCGCACCATCCGCATTCCGGTGCACATGGTGGAGACCATCAACAAGCTGATCCGCGTCTCCCGCACCCTGCTGCAGGAGCTGGGGCGGGAGCCCACCGCCGAGGAGATCGCCGAGGCGATGAAGCTGCCGGTGGAGCGGGTACGGGAGATCCTCAAGATCGCCCAGGAGCCCATTTCCCTGGAGACCCCCATCGGCGAAGAGGAGGACAGCCACCTGGGCGACTTCATCGAGGACCAGGACGCCCTGGCCCCGGCCGAGGCGGCGTCGTTCACCATGCTCAAGGAACAGCTGGAGGACGTCCTGGGCACCCTGACCCCCCGGGAGCGCAAGGTCCTCAAGTTGCGCTTCGGGCTGGACGACGGCCGTCCGCGCACCCTGGAAGAGGTGGGCCGGGAGTTCGGGGTCACCCGCGAGCGCATCCGGCAGATCGAGGCCAAGGCCCTGCGCAAGCTGCGCCACCCCAGCCGCAGCAAGCGGTTGAAGGATTTCATCGAGTGA
- the dnaG gene encoding DNA primase gives MRGYLSADIRDEIRRRVDLVELASAHVSLKKAGRHYKGLCPFHQEKTPSFHVDRERGLWHCFGCSRGGDIFDFVMEIGHLSFAEAVETLARRAGVRLERTPEERRQATERDRLFRALEAAAGFFTEQLRHPERGRAAREYLGRRGVDDATADRFRLGYAPPEWDGLLRALGARGYDAALLAAGGLVVPRERGDGYFDMFRHRLMFPILDLQDRPVAFGGRALDDAQPKYLNSRETAVFSKGRTVYALNWAREDIRRKDEVLVVEGNMDVLTCHQFGFRHAVATLGTALTADQVAVLRRFASRAVLVYDADAAGRAAMERAHSVFEEADMPVRVVVLPSGDPDEFLRTAGPEKFAALLETAVPIFDYQVAQAASRHDLQTIEGRVRLVDDLLPSLAAVRHPIRQAEYIRSLAQRFGLAEDAIRQRLKVRRAGGATAGEVLEAPPPERARHQAERLLVHLMVHDPQVREQVGAALGPGEFRDPGHRALAEVLLAAGAAGAETLIDRLGDGEAQRLLVQLVFEPPPVVEREAARVVRDAIDYIVRREPAARARQELARRIHQAQAAGDVEQVRRLQLEYVKLVSPSPSGPSGGEDAAGRTLPERG, from the coding sequence ATGCGCGGGTATCTGTCGGCCGATATACGGGACGAGATCCGTCGACGGGTGGATCTGGTGGAACTGGCCAGCGCCCACGTGTCGTTGAAGAAGGCGGGGCGCCACTACAAGGGCCTGTGCCCCTTCCACCAGGAGAAGACCCCGTCCTTCCACGTGGACCGTGAGCGGGGCCTGTGGCACTGTTTCGGCTGCTCCCGGGGCGGAGACATCTTCGATTTTGTCATGGAGATCGGCCACCTGTCCTTTGCGGAGGCGGTGGAGACCCTGGCCCGCCGCGCCGGGGTCCGCCTGGAGCGCACGCCCGAGGAGCGGCGGCAGGCCACCGAGCGGGACCGGCTGTTCCGGGCCCTGGAGGCAGCCGCGGGTTTCTTCACCGAACAGCTGCGCCACCCCGAGCGCGGCCGGGCCGCCCGGGAGTACCTGGGCCGCCGGGGAGTGGACGACGCCACCGCCGACCGGTTCCGGCTGGGCTACGCGCCCCCCGAGTGGGACGGCCTCCTGCGGGCGCTGGGGGCTCGCGGCTACGACGCGGCCCTGCTGGCTGCCGGCGGGCTGGTAGTCCCCCGGGAGAGGGGGGACGGGTACTTCGACATGTTCCGCCACCGGCTGATGTTCCCCATCCTGGACCTGCAGGACCGGCCGGTGGCATTCGGGGGGCGGGCCCTGGACGACGCCCAGCCCAAGTATCTGAACTCGCGGGAGACCGCCGTCTTCAGCAAGGGGCGCACCGTCTACGCCCTGAACTGGGCGCGGGAGGACATCCGGCGGAAGGACGAGGTGCTGGTGGTGGAAGGCAACATGGACGTTCTGACCTGCCACCAGTTCGGCTTTCGGCACGCCGTGGCCACCCTGGGCACGGCGCTGACCGCCGACCAGGTCGCCGTGCTGCGCCGCTTCGCGTCCCGCGCGGTGCTGGTGTACGACGCCGACGCCGCGGGGCGGGCGGCCATGGAGCGGGCCCACAGCGTGTTCGAGGAGGCCGACATGCCGGTGCGGGTGGTCGTCCTGCCCTCCGGCGACCCCGACGAGTTCCTGCGCACGGCGGGGCCGGAGAAGTTCGCGGCCCTGCTGGAGACGGCGGTGCCGATCTTTGACTACCAGGTGGCCCAGGCCGCCTCGCGGCACGACCTGCAGACCATCGAAGGGCGGGTGCGGCTGGTGGACGACCTGCTGCCGTCCCTGGCCGCCGTGCGCCACCCCATCCGCCAGGCCGAGTACATCCGCAGCCTGGCCCAGCGCTTCGGGCTGGCCGAAGACGCCATCCGCCAGCGCCTGAAGGTCCGGCGCGCAGGCGGGGCGACCGCGGGCGAGGTCCTGGAGGCCCCGCCGCCCGAGCGGGCGCGCCATCAGGCCGAGCGGCTGCTGGTGCACCTGATGGTGCACGACCCCCAGGTGCGGGAGCAGGTGGGGGCGGCGCTGGGACCCGGCGAGTTCCGGGATCCCGGCCACCGGGCCCTGGCGGAGGTCCTGCTGGCGGCCGGGGCCGCCGGCGCCGAGACCCTGATCGACCGGTTGGGCGATGGGGAGGCCCAGCGGCTGCTGGTGCAGCTGGTGTTCGAGCCGCCCCCGGTGGTGGAGCGGGAGGCGGCGCGGGTCGTGCGGGACGCCATCGACTACATCGTCCGCCGCGAGCCCGCCGCCCGGGCGCGCCAGGAGCTGGCCCGTCGGATCCACCAGGCTCAGGCCGCCGGCGATGTGGAGCAGGTCCGGCGCCTGCAGCTGGAGTATGTTAAACTAGTTAGTCCGTCTCCATCCGGCCCCTCCGGTGGGGAGGACGCGGCGGGGAGGACTCTCCCGGAAAGGGGGTGA
- the fusA gene encoding elongation factor G has product MKPYPPDRIRNVAVVGHGGTGKTSLVEAMLFVARAIDRLGRVDDGTATTDFDPEEQRRRHTINAALAPLEWQQCKVNLIDAPGYPDFVGEVVAALRVADGALVVVDAVAGVQVQTEVAWLYADRAGVSRLVVVNRLDRENASFDRAVDSLRRRFGSRVAPVQIPIGAESALSGVVDLVEMKAYTFATGAVSAGEVPAELAEAARAAREKLMEAAADADDALMERYLEAGELTQEELVRGLHAGVRAGRVVPVLCAAGTKLVGVQPLLDAVVALLPSPAEREVVGTDPRTQQPVRLAPAADAPLAALVFKTVADPYVGRLSYFRVYSGVLRSDSQVFNATRGKPERVGQVYYLRGKHQESAGEVGPGDLGAVAKLAETATGDTLCGRDHPVVLPPVEFPEPAIAMAVEPKSKGDEDKLGTALARLAEEDPTVRVHRDSEMKQTLIMGMGESHLEILADRLRRKFGVDVTLRLPRVPYRETIRGRARAQGRYVKQTGGRGQYGVCFLEIEPLPRGSGFEFVDKIFGGAIPNQFIPSVEKGVRKALEEGVLAGYPVVDVRVTLVDGKYHEVDSSDIAFQIAGSLAFKDAATQAGLVLLEPIMTLEVRVPEEQMGDVIGDLNAKRGRILGMEPQGDGTTVVRAQVPQAEVLRYASDLRSMTGGRGTFTMTFSHYEEVPPHVAERVIAEARQQRAEAR; this is encoded by the coding sequence GTGAAGCCGTATCCGCCGGACCGCATCCGCAACGTGGCCGTGGTCGGCCATGGGGGCACCGGAAAGACGTCGCTGGTGGAGGCCATGCTCTTCGTGGCCCGGGCCATCGACCGCCTGGGCCGGGTGGACGACGGCACCGCCACCACGGACTTCGACCCCGAAGAGCAGCGCCGCCGCCACACCATCAACGCCGCCCTGGCGCCGCTGGAGTGGCAGCAGTGCAAGGTCAACCTCATCGACGCTCCCGGCTACCCGGACTTCGTGGGCGAGGTGGTGGCCGCCCTGCGCGTGGCCGACGGCGCCCTGGTGGTGGTGGACGCCGTGGCGGGGGTGCAGGTGCAGACCGAGGTGGCCTGGCTGTACGCCGACCGGGCGGGGGTCAGCCGGCTGGTGGTGGTCAACCGGCTGGACCGGGAGAACGCCAGCTTCGATCGGGCCGTGGACTCCCTGCGCCGGCGCTTTGGCTCCCGGGTGGCGCCGGTGCAGATTCCCATCGGCGCGGAGAGCGCGCTGTCGGGCGTGGTGGACCTGGTGGAGATGAAGGCATACACCTTCGCCACGGGGGCGGTGAGCGCGGGCGAGGTGCCTGCGGAACTGGCCGAAGCCGCCCGGGCGGCCCGGGAGAAGCTGATGGAGGCGGCCGCCGACGCCGACGACGCCCTGATGGAGCGCTACCTGGAGGCCGGCGAGCTCACCCAGGAGGAGCTGGTCCGGGGCCTGCACGCCGGCGTGCGGGCCGGCCGCGTGGTCCCGGTCCTGTGCGCGGCGGGGACGAAGCTGGTGGGCGTGCAGCCCCTGCTGGACGCGGTGGTGGCGCTGCTGCCGTCTCCCGCCGAGCGGGAGGTGGTCGGCACCGACCCCCGCACCCAGCAGCCGGTGCGCCTCGCGCCGGCCGCCGACGCGCCGCTGGCCGCGCTGGTGTTCAAGACGGTCGCCGACCCGTACGTGGGCCGGCTGTCTTACTTCCGGGTGTACTCGGGGGTGCTGCGCTCGGACTCCCAGGTCTTCAACGCGACCCGCGGCAAGCCCGAGCGGGTCGGCCAGGTGTATTACCTGCGCGGCAAGCACCAGGAGTCTGCGGGGGAGGTGGGGCCGGGCGACCTGGGCGCGGTGGCCAAGCTGGCCGAGACGGCCACGGGCGACACCCTGTGCGGGCGCGACCACCCGGTGGTGCTGCCGCCCGTCGAATTCCCCGAGCCGGCCATCGCCATGGCGGTGGAGCCCAAGAGCAAGGGCGACGAGGATAAACTGGGCACGGCGCTGGCGCGGCTGGCCGAGGAGGACCCGACGGTGCGCGTGCACCGGGACAGCGAGATGAAGCAGACGCTGATCATGGGGATGGGGGAGTCTCACCTGGAGATCCTCGCCGACCGCCTGCGCCGCAAGTTCGGGGTGGACGTGACCCTGCGGCTGCCCCGGGTGCCCTACCGGGAGACGATCCGGGGCCGGGCGCGGGCCCAGGGGCGGTATGTGAAGCAGACCGGGGGCCGCGGCCAGTACGGGGTGTGCTTCCTGGAGATCGAGCCCCTGCCCCGGGGCAGCGGGTTCGAGTTCGTGGACAAGATCTTCGGCGGCGCCATCCCCAACCAGTTCATCCCGTCGGTGGAGAAGGGCGTGCGCAAGGCCCTGGAGGAGGGAGTGCTGGCCGGCTATCCCGTGGTGGACGTGCGGGTGACCCTGGTGGACGGCAAGTACCACGAGGTGGACAGTTCGGACATCGCCTTCCAGATCGCCGGCTCTCTGGCGTTCAAGGATGCCGCCACCCAGGCGGGCCTGGTCCTGCTGGAACCGATCATGACCCTGGAGGTCCGCGTGCCCGAGGAACAGATGGGTGACGTGATCGGCGACCTCAACGCCAAGCGCGGGCGCATCCTGGGCATGGAGCCCCAGGGTGACGGGACCACGGTGGTGCGGGCCCAGGTCCCCCAGGCGGAGGTCCTGCGGTACGCCTCGGACCTGCGGTCCATGACCGGCGGCCGGGGGACGTTCACCATGACGTTCTCCCACTACGAGGAGGTGCCGCCCCACGTGGCCGAGCGGGTGATCGCCGAGGCCAGGCAGCAGCGCGCCGAGGCGCGCTGA